The stretch of DNA GgagcaaaattaaattcaataaattcaatttaataccattttatttcaaatattacTGAAATTCGTTGCTCTATGATCAATttggttttgaatgaaattccttgaaatgttttttttttatttatttaaattcagtttaattttttttttttataaaagaagcgcatttgatttttctcattgagctttaaattttcttttcactgtTTTCCTCTAAATTCctcacataaaaattaaggctaattttcttttctttttctctttcatttacaatactcatttttttacttttctgttttttgttgattttcgtCGCTCTCTATCCTGACACtcattatagtttttttttctttttaattttcgagCACCCTGTACTCGACGAgacaatgagaaaattttctatttaattgtgaattttttttttaaattttctatttacatgtccttttcaattctcttttatttatttatttcacatttaatcaaatatttcaaagggatAATTCTCCATTTCCTATTACGTggtttttttcatctttattgTACGTTACAGAGTTAATTTTATCGGATACGTTCCACCTGCCACAATGTTATTATTTCGTTAACGTGcgttttgttgcatttttgttgaagtttctttttttagctgtgattctttcttaaaagaagcacagcttctgtgtacactctaaaatgcaaagtcgtcagatcgggctcaaacttgggataagcacgaattagggtccccacattccaaaaaacgtatgcgccaaaaatctttccggccgtccgtccggccgtccgtccgtccgtccggccggaatataacgcaatattgcaagagaacggtaatagatagaaacttgcggtcaacggcaaagttcatatatcaggtggaagacatccgattatgaaatcaaatccaaccccccacccccgcgtccgccattttgaataacctcaaaattttgttttcgctatatctcagtcactattatagctagaggtctgaaattttgatatgttgtaggggccatcaagacctttccaacgatacctcattttcgaaaatcggccaagccgtttagccaatatggccgccacaatttttcatcgaaaatcggccataactcgagaacggcttgaccgattttgatcaactcgggctcaaatgaaagatattaatgagccctacaactgctcggaacattgcaagttcaaaaaatgaccgcaagtggcgctaaaatcgaaaacaaaattttcgatgagttttcgatgaatatctcgagcaccgctttatagaattgcttcaaattttgatatgttatagttgactatagtatctatcaccatgccaaaaatgaagaaaatctatgtagccgttccggagatatcgcgttttaaagtttacatgtcatatcttgagttgcataagtccaacgccccgcgaagcggggcgttttatatacacatataaaataaaataaaatatatatatataaatgcatagatatatacattatatatatacatataaaaatgcaaagataaatatatataaactgcaaagataaaaattaaatatagcatggatggaacagtataaagcgaaagaacggtaagtaaaacttacgggctgtgattctttctttgtcagtgaaatgtgaaattgacggaaaattaaggatgggcaaattttgaggaaggctttctcgcgtatcgaatcacagccaacgcccacgattaaggcttctcacaaattatctgcgcgttggctgtgattcggtgcgcgagaaagccttcctcaaaatttgcccatccttaattttccgtcaatttcacatttcactgacaaagaaagaatcacagcccgtaagttttacttaccgttctttcgctttatactgttccatccatgctatatttaatttttatctttgcagtttatatatatttatctttgcatttttaaatttatttttattacaaagagGTGGTGTTATTTTTTCTCGGTAGAAGGGACCAAttacaactttttttgtttaaatatttttctcatcgACCTATATAGTGTGCACCataataattaaagtttttttcacGTTGGTGGGTTTAACTCCCCTCTCAGTTTCTCTTTATTACcaactctttttctttttttttcaaatactaTTCATTAGCGCCTTCATCAAAATCCccgattaaaaatgtttcttttttttattatttcttagtaactttaatttttttttctttatgtttaAAAACATCCTTTTACCTGTTTTTTGTTAATACATCGGTATTGTAatataagagaaaatattcaaaaatctcATGTGTTTTGCcctaatataaattattcttttctcaacattttttttaatataatttctatgtttttttttgttttaaataattttttccttcgcGATTCCCCAATCAAttgtttttcttgcaatttaattctATACCTCAAAAAATGAGTCACAAGACgcgatgattttttaattgagttAAATGTTGGtgttttacattattttcttcatttctttattCTACCTTCGCACCCCTATGACACTATAGCAAAATAATATGCATTGATTTCAATAATTAACTTATAGGCCTTCCATATAAGACTAATAGTttgtatttcaaaaaatatatatcattttctttctgcttAAATACCGTTCATCGTTCTTTTGTTACATTTTACAGCAATTTTCTACAGGTGGTATGGTGTTATATATAATTACACCACAccctcacattttttttttgtttaaaggGAAGAAATGTCTATGTTTTCTATTTACAAATTCATTTGGTTTTtatctctctcattttttttcttggctaATTTTATCtacaagtatttttttttacgaaaaaaatctggcagttgattttcatttaatttgtgtGTTTGCATTCTCTCcacctttttttccttctaaaaaCGGTACATTTTCTTGGgttatatttacaaaatgtttgttttttcattttcctaaaatttggCCTAAAAGAAGGTCAATGCTGTACCCGCGCCCCTCCTGTCGCTCTATTGACTTGTGAAAATAATTACACATTAATATTGCTTGTTCTTCAAGATATTACTGACGTCTGACGTACACAGGGATGGAgggaaaaatggaattttaattcaacGGATTTTTGTGCacttgaatgattttttaacacACACCATGTCCCAACATTTCtgctgcaatttttttttagaaattttattgctttcctttattgcattaatttgTCTTTAAGGTATTtccttattattattttttcattcaattattgttgatttattttttatttgaattagaaaagacaaaaaataacaACTATGACGtaattctttacattttgaccaatttttgCTGGCTTTCTTGtggagaatgttttttttgaaaatttctttttcttttgctttgaTTCTCTATATATTTGTTAAggttattttctcaaatgagAGATATTCCCATACAGAGATGAATGAGctccttttaaaattaaaaaaaaaagttttttatgggCCTTTtttagcgaccaagaaatccttgaaatctttaaattttgaactaaaatttcaagatttcaagcgaatttcaagggttttcTTGGTCGCTAAATAAGGCCcaattttgtacaaattgtgattctttttcaacatttgtgatttgattttttcaatttttagaattttaaatcaaattagaacaaattttaatttaattaaaaacaaacacaTAAACAGAAATTAAAGGTTTAAccacaaataatttttgtttaattctgTTAGATTTTTCATTCAGTTTTTCTGGAACATGGTGTGTCTTTGAGTTGTGATTTACATGAGCGCGTTATTCAGGGATGTAGGGCATAGATAAAACTAGAACAAAAGTGGgagaaagtgatttttttgtacttgCTCAACATCGAACACGACAGAAGGGGCTACAGCCGTTGGTTTGATGCTCAATAAATCTCCGGAGAATCCGTGAGAGTTACACGACCAAATGGGACACGTCTGATGTGTAGGCGGGGGAGTACTTGGGTGGCCCTTTGTAGCCCTTCTCCTCGAGGCGACGATTCCGTATGAGGTCAGAGTCCCCGGGCCAGGCTCTTTCCGGGCCCCGAGGACCCAATCGAGGTGGAAAACGCGGATGCTTATCCACAGCCAGACTGATAGTTCCTGGTGTGGAATTGAGACCGATGTTGTATTGCCGCTGCATTGCTAATGATGCTCGGAGGGTTTTTCGTTTCTGCAATAAGCACATAAAAACAACATAATTATGTTTATTTCCTTGGAGATTTTCCAAAGGAAACACGAAGGAtatttttaagggaaaaatttcTCGAATGAATTgatgatgaattttaaattattatatgcgaaaactcaaatatacaggaacttttcccatttttccgCATTGCTATGTGAAAAGTTCAGAAGAAGGAAAACCTCGTGAACATGGTCGCCGGGAAAGTTTATGAATTAATCCGTTGAATATAAACTTTCTATTCAACTAAAATTCACCCAAAATGTCCCTTAAATATTCACTTTAAAGTGAAATGGAAGCTTTTTGAATACTACAAGTTTTTGAATGTGAACTTCTTTTGTAATACTATGTTGAGGGAGAAATTGCATTACAAGTGCTTCCTATATGGCACCCCTTTGTACTTCAAATCAATGCGGTAAGACACATCGTTTTACTTTCAATTACATATACCCACTAAATTGAATTGGTGCTAAAcggaaatttcatttgaataacTTGAAGAATTTCAGCACCATTGTGTGgctttttttgtctctctaaTTTGTTCTAATTCATcgaatttatcacaaattcaCTCAAAATACAGTAAATCATTCATCAAATAAGAattaaagtattaaaattcattctctTTGCCACTTGATCGTGTGGAAAGAGATAAAATGGGGGTGGTAGTAAAAAGACATTGTCTTCATTAAGCTTCTGGAAGTTTTATACAATCTTAAGGCGGCAATGGACGTATTGGGgtgaagagggaaaaaaattcaaaaagatgtaaaataaaacttctgcAAAAGCTTAAAAGTGCTAAAATTTATGTGATTACAGGATGTCTAAACTTCCATTGCTTCAAGTAAAAGTTTCCCTGTGGTCCGGTTTTACAGTAGAATGGGGAGACTTGGGTGAAATTGTTCAAAGataaaaaactcattttacaAACTATCAGgatgagtgaaaaatttcattgaacaaGCTTTCCTCATCCACATGAAAAGTAGATGAGCTAAAAGTAGttatagaatttaattgaataattaatttagtgTGGAATTTTGTAATCACAATTCCTTCGTAGGGACAGGCTCTACCTTTTAGAGAAGGTTCGTTGGTAAGCCCTTTTTAGGCGGGTTATTTTGGTTGAGATTTTTTAGGGTCACTTGTGATGTCACTGCGGTCTCGTGAATAATGACTGATGTGTTGGATTTAGGAGggatttagaagaaaaatcgaTAAATGATAATTTAGCCGAGGCCATCATAAATATAATCCAACAGGAAGAGATCCTCTCAAATTCCCGCTTATGCGGTATAATTCTCATTAGCGAGGATGATGAGGAAATTTGACGTTGGATAGcttattattaaattctctattaatttgttttgttgACGAAGTAATTTTAGGCCGACATTTAAGAGGGGGTGGTTGAGAGAGGGGTTGAGGGATGGATgaagaaatatgtatatagagaACTCACCTCAATAGTTCCACGCCATTTATCTGCCGCATGCCGGGCAATTTCCATTcgtttttgctttttaatctGGTGCTTCTTGTAAATCACCTCAATTATTATCAACCCAATACCACCCACAATTCCCGCTCCAACGAGTATGAACACCCCTGCCATGTTTTTGAGCCCTAACGTATTGGGAGTCTTCTCAAATTGCTCACACTGCTGGGCATTCCCGTGGAAAATCCAGGCTTTATCGAGGGACTCCATGAAACCACTTTCGTGGAATTCGAGCGTGGCCAACGTGACGTGATCCGTCCACGGGGATCCCTTCTGTAGGCCAATCCCATAGCCACTACGCCCAAAGAGCTCTCCCGCCGTAACGAGTTCACAATCCTTGGCTGCCTCATACTCCAGACGCGATGAATCCCATATAAATGCCATAAGCTTGCCATCTTTCACATCTTGAATAGCTGCTTCGGCTGAGGCATAGTTATTAGCCTCCATGGTGCGGTACATGTTGGATAATTCCACCTACAAGTATACcgattaaatattcaaaatatagcAAGATGCGAAGAGGGATGGAAGGGCTTAACTGAACTTCCGTTAAGTGGCTGACAATGTGCCATTAAGTATTATGCATTAAATCTATTATTTACTCTTCAACATATTTCATTAAAGTGATGTGTTGGGGAAGTTAGAAATTGCGGAATAAATACCTGACGGCGGAAGTACATATCAACTGCAGAACCCTTAACGGTGGCACACGTTAGATTCTCCATGGTATTCCTCAGACGTGCATCATTGATGCCTGAGAGTTTCGTTTTGGGGCGTTCCAACACGAGGAAGGCAGCCAAATTGGCAGTGTACGATGCTACGATGATCATAGCGAAACCAGCCCAAACCATTCCCAGAACACGTGCTGAGAAACTTCGCGGTGTACCCTCACCGATGCCACTGTTCAGCAGCACACCCCATGCAAACCAAATGGCGGAACTGAGATTGAGGGCATCCTCTTCGGTGCCGTCGCTGTTGGACAATCTAAATCGCCCAAAGGGTGAGAAACGATCGAGAAGGTAGAGGACAAGGGCAACCACGTGCACGGAAACCATAACGAGGATCCACAGGGTGTTACTGAAGGGTTGCAAGAACGATACGAGGGTACTCGAACGAGAGGGTTTCTTCTCCAAAATCGTAATACCCTGATACTTGAAGGGTTTGgagaattcaataaattccgcCCTCTCGGGATTTATCGTTAGCGGAGCAACAATCATATCCGCTCGTTCGTTCACAACCTCCCCAATTAGGCCAGTCCATTCCTTTTTCATTTGCACCCCCGTTGTGCTAACATTTCGTAGCACGTAGTGCCCAAATTGCCCATCCGGCGACAGGGACAGGTCAAAGGTGAAGTTTATGCGATGCGCCAGTGCACGCAGGAGATCAATGCAGTAGCCACGGCAGCAGAATTCGTTTTCAGTGCCATCGCTTGCATTGAAGTGTGGACATGGGATTTCTTCGTCTTCACATGAGAATTCCTCCTCTGTGAGCCGGCGAACGTACACAAAGGGCTTCTCCTCGATTGTGAGGACTTTCAGGTGGGTGGGTATGATGATACCTTCGGGTTTCCGACGCAACTTGCCCGGCCACAGGATGCTGCTGTCGTTGATGCGAAGACGCATCCTCTGTTTGTCCTGTACGGGGAcagataaatgaaaattgcttcATTAGTTGGCttaagggggggggggaggttTAATggtttattaatttctctcaattgaatgggatttattgaaattttcctaaagtttaactttaaaattaccTAGAAAATCTAATTCTTAATCAacattcttgaaattttacaaaaaaaatctaaaactcttcctttaaccaaatattgtaaaaggaatattttcatgagaattttcaagtatttttcagaatatttaaaacagTTCTGTAACTATAAAAagttaaacaataaaatacagaaaattaaGCGATTCCAAGtgtaaaatttccaatttgcGCTATTCttcccttttattttttttttactattttataaattttcaattagtgtaaaaaatattctattgaaATGTTATAtgtaatcaatatttttttttgtaattaattgacCTATAAGGGCGAATTATTGTACAATATCCCGTAGTGGATTTAATTACTCAAATTCCAATTTATATAaccacatttattttctattgagCCATGATTTATTCGCTAATAAATTgttggaatgagaaaaaatgcatttttgccatttttagtaaataaaattgaaattttaatcaaatgcaACGAAAACGAGAAAACTCAAACAATTCAAATTTCCTTGAATTATCTCCATAAAAAAATGGTGATTTATATTTGGTGGAAATCCCCCCAAAAGTGCGGAGAGAGTGCTAATCTTGAGGGATGAATTTATAAAACCATCGAACTTGAGAAAAAAGGTGCTCGTGGTGATGAATTTCCTTTCGatatgaaaagaagaagaaatcccTTTAATCCCAACATCAAGGGTAAAGGTACATTAGGGGATGGTTGGTGTAATGGGAGAAAGGTAGGAATTTCCCTCTTCTCTAATGTGAGACTTTCATGGGGGATTATGTGAGTTTTTCTCCCATTTCCTCGTTGCTACTTTTCCTCTTCGCGTAATGgtccaaattaaattttggaagagacaaattgagaaaatgcagaaaagcTCCGGCAACGGAGGACGTTGCTGAGGGGGagttaaaaagagaaattgaaatatCGATGGTTTCGCTCCTTTGGTCGTGCATCATGGGGGTCATTAAGGGGTGGAGGTATATCATGCGCAATTTCCTTCAGACACTCTCCCGGGAGGACGACTCCTCAATCCCTTTGGGGATGTTTATGGGGAATCAACTCGAGTATACCGACCTCCGTATGCATATCTTGCAACAGGCAACGAGTGCAGTCAACCTCTCCTCGTTATACGCTTTCAATTTGAACGTCTCCTTTGGGAACACTAAaagcatttctttttttcttattttctcaatatccCGCGATTATTGATACTTACGGCATCGTAGTAGAAACTCCCAacagttttcttcttctgatgGTCCCGAATGTTGATGACATCGTATTCAGCGTAGATTCTATCGCCATTGTCGTCGAATGCCACCTGACCCGTGTCCCCGCGAATATTTCTCGTCTTGAGGTAGTGAAAGATTCTCTTGCCCGATTCCCACAGGGCACCGGAATCATCGCAGTCTTTCGGTGCCTCCGTAATTGTCTCATTGAGGCGCATCTCCTTAATTGCCGACGCCAGGACGTACACGCTATCCTGTTAAacgagaaaattctcatttaaacAAAAAGTAATCATTCTGTCCATTCTAtgtcaaaaataatattcagaaattctctctaaaagttaaataattgagatgaacaaaaaaatatctaatagGTTTACGATAAAAGTTTACTCATTCAAAGTTTTCtctggaagaaaagttttaaatctTCCGCCAAATGAACATCCTTAATGAGGACTTTTGTTCCTcccaaagttttctttgtatttataTATCGAAATTTCGTgctgagaatttttaatgcaattcaAATCTTACTCTAATGTGCTCCTTTTCACTGTGCGCGTGAACCAATTGTAGCCCAAGGACTCCGTAGGGGGTATTGTTTGCATTGAGGGCGTGCTCTGTGACAATCCACACATAACCAGCTTCGGTCATGTTGAGTGCAGCTGCATCCCGAAAAATTATAGAAGCATCGTCTTTGCTGGAAAACAAAAAGAGCACAGTAGTGTGTGTTATTGCAAGCAAGATCCCAAATTGCTCTTCAGGAAAGCTTTTGATGCGGTTTCTGTGGAGATATGATGCCCCCCTTCCATTCACAGTGTCACAGTGAAAAGCTGCCTCAATATGAATTCTGGAAATTATATTCGTCGAATTACATTTCATTCCCTAACTTATGTATGCTTATTCCTGCTTCAGACATTTATGATGTGTGTTATTCTATACCACCACCGCGCTAACATCTTGCAATTTTCAGAAGCTTTGTTTTGTTACTTCCGCTGCAATTGCTTtagcagaaaataaaatatagctGCTAGTTAAATTGTACTTGATGGAGTTCTCAATCTCAAGATGTATTTCGGTGATTAAATCACAAGAGGTCATTATTTTCTGTGCATTACACTGCATTCActgttggaaaatatttctcaactTGCACAAAAACTCTTAAACTAATAGTTTCATTTCCTCCTGTGAGagagtatttttttccttcttgcaAAAGCCCTTTGTATtcatgtaataaattaaacgtCAATG from Lutzomyia longipalpis isolate SR_M1_2022 chromosome 1, ASM2433408v1 encodes:
- the LOC129788588 gene encoding glutamate [NMDA] receptor subunit 1, giving the protein MWTLKIINLLILLKLDEVLLQKALSDEHTSFYNIGGVLSSNDSEKHFKTTIAHLNFDQQYVPRGLTYYDKTIRMDKNPIKTALNVCKHLISQRVYAMVVSHEQSGDLSPAAVSYTSGFYQIPVIGISSRDAAFSDKNIHVSFLRTVPPYYHQADVWLEMLSHFGYTKVIIIHSSDTDGRAILGRFQTTSQTNYDDIDVRATVESIVEFEPKLDSFTEHLLEMKTAQSRVYLLYANKDDASIIFRDAAALNMTEAGYVWIVTEHALNANNTPYGVLGLQLVHAHSEKEHIRDSVYVLASAIKEMRLNETITEAPKDCDDSGALWESGKRIFHYLKTRNIRGDTGQVAFDDNGDRIYAEYDVINIRDHQKKKTVGSFYYDADKQRMRLRINDSSILWPGKLRRKPEGIIIPTHLKVLTIEEKPFVYVRRLTEEEFSCEDEEIPCPHFNASDGTENEFCCRGYCIDLLRALAHRINFTFDLSLSPDGQFGHYVLRNVSTTGVQMKKEWTGLIGEVVNERADMIVAPLTINPERAEFIEFSKPFKYQGITILEKKPSRSSTLVSFLQPFSNTLWILVMVSVHVVALVLYLLDRFSPFGRFRLSNSDGTEEDALNLSSAIWFAWGVLLNSGIGEGTPRSFSARVLGMVWAGFAMIIVASYTANLAAFLVLERPKTKLSGINDARLRNTMENLTCATVKGSAVDMYFRRQVELSNMYRTMEANNYASAEAAIQDVKDGKLMAFIWDSSRLEYEAAKDCELVTAGELFGRSGYGIGLQKGSPWTDHVTLATLEFHESGFMESLDKAWIFHGNAQQCEQFEKTPNTLGLKNMAGVFILVGAGIVGGIGLIIIEVIYKKHQIKKQKRMEIARHAADKWRGTIEKRKTLRASLAMQRQYNIGLNSTPGTISLAVDKHPRFPPRLGPRGPERAWPGDSDLIRNRRLEEKGYKGPPKYSPAYTSDVSHLVV